A single region of the Dromaius novaehollandiae isolate bDroNov1 chromosome 27, bDroNov1.hap1, whole genome shotgun sequence genome encodes:
- the ETNK2 gene encoding ethanolamine kinase 2 isoform X2 — MGRGAGRSELGMAVPPARCPDCPAPGPPRGGGGGGGAPAVPHLGIAVDEGDVLPGALRLMRELRPAWETARVKTKLFTDGITNKLVACYTDEGMADAVLVRVYGRKTELFVDRETELKNFQVLQAHGCAPDLYCAFQNGLCYEFLPGIALGPDHVRDPCIFRLVAQEMARVHAIHANGSIPKPILWQKLHKYLALVKMDLSPKVSNPSLHPDVPSLEVLEHELAWMKETLSQLESPVVLCHNDLLCKNIIYNGTEEHVRFIDYEYTGYNYQAFDIGNHFNEFAGVKEVDYRLYPSKETQLQWLRSYLQAYKQLTQEDQGGRGAIVSEKELEALYVQVNKFSLASHFLWACWGLIQDKYSTIDFNFLSPRLPLALPAPAGAEGRS, encoded by the exons atgggccgcggcgcggggcgctcgGAGCTGGGCATGGCCgtgccgcccgcccgctgcccggactgcccggcgccggggccgccgcggggagggggcggcggcggcggggcccccgccGTGCCCCACCTCGGCATTGCGGTGGACGAGGGCGACGTGCTGCCCGGGGCGCTGCGGCTCATGCGGGAGCTGCGACCCGCCTGGGAGACGGCGCGGGTGAAGACCAAG CTTTTCACCGATGGCATCACCAACAAGCTGGTGGCCTGCTACACGGATGAAGGCATGGCGGACGCGGTGCTGGTGCGCGTCTACGGCAGGAAGACGGAGCTTTTCGTGGACCGGGAAACGGAGCTGAAAAACTTCCAGGTGCTGCAAGCCCACGGCTGTGCCCCCGACCTCTACTGCGCCTTCCAGAACGGCCTCTGCTACGAGTTCCTGCCGGGCATCGCCCTGGGACCGGACCACGTGCGGGACCCCTGCATATTCAG GCTGGTGGCCCAGGAGATGGCCCGGGTGCACGCCATCCACGCCAACGGCAGCATCCCCAAGCCCATCCTGTGGCAGAAACTGCACAAATACCTCGCCCTCGTGAAGATGGATCTCAGCCCAAAGGTATCCAACCCCAG CCTCCACCCAGATGTGCCCAGCCTGGAAGTGCTTGAGCACGAGCTGGCCTGGATGAAGGAAACCCTCTCCCAGCTGGAGTCCCCCGTGGTGCTTTGCCACAACGACCTGCTCTGCAAGAACATCATCTACAACGGCACTGAAG AGCACGTGCGGTTCATAGACTACGAGTACACCGGCTACAACTACCAGGCTTTTGACATCGGGAATCACTTCAATGAGTTTGCAG GCGTGAAGGAGGTGGACTACCGCCTCTACCCCAGCAAGGAGACCCAGCTGCAGTGGCTGCGCTCCTATCTGCAGGCCTACAAGCAGCTGACCCAGGAGGACCAAGGAGGCAGAGGAGCAATCGTGTCCGAGAAGGAGCTGGAGGCTCTCTACGTGCAAGTGAACAAGTTTTCTTTA GCATCCCATTTCCTCTGGGCATGCTGGGGCCTGATCCAAGATAAATACTCTACCATAGACTTTAACTTCTTAAG CCCTCGCCTCCCCCTTGCCCTTCCCGCCCCAGCTGGGGCTGAGGGCAGATCCTGA
- the GOLT1A gene encoding vesicle transport protein GOT1A, translating into MVSLTDFQRIGVGLVGFGLFFILFGMLLYFDSVLLAFGNILFLSGLVFIIGFRRTFTFFFQRPKLKGTSFFLGGVLIVLMRWPLLGMLLEAYGFVTLFRSFFPVAFGFLGTLGNIPLLSKLLQKLGDTSSMV; encoded by the exons ATGGTGTCGCTGACGGACTTCCAGC GGATCGGCGTGGGACTGGTCGGCTTTGGCCTCTTCTTCATCCTTTTTGGGATGCTCTTGTACTTTGACTCAGTGCTCCTGGCCTTCGGAAAT ATCCTCTTCCTCTCTGGCTTGGTCTTCATCATTGGCTTCAGAAGGACGTTCACCTTCTTCTTCCAGAGGCCAAAACTGAAGGGCACCAGCTTCTTCCTGGGAGGGGTCCTCATCGTCCTCATGAGGTGGCCCCTCCTGGGCATGCTGCTGGAGGCCTATGGCTTCGTCACCCTCTTCAG GAGTTTTTTCCCAGTGGCTTTTGGATTTTTGGGCACATTGGGAAACATCCCGCTGCTGAGCAAG CTATTGCAGAAACTCGGAGACACTAGCTCCATGGTCTGA
- the REN gene encoding renin has translation MPAGQSSRLQRYLVFVAVTWGASIFPSPAQGLQRIALRRMPSIRQTLQEMGVKVSDVFPELRQSKRCGAAGPRNGTAPTVLTNYLDTQYFGEISIGTPAQTFKVVFDTGSANLWVPSHKCSPLYSACVSHSRYDSSKSRTYIANGTGFAIRYGTGSVKGFLSQDIVMVSDIPIIQVFAEATALPAFPFIFARFDGVLGMGYPSQAIDGITPVFDRILSQQILKEDVFSVYYSRASKNSPLKPGGEIILGGSDPAYYTGDFHYLSVSRSGYWQISMKGVSVGAETLFCKEGCSVAIDTGASYITGPAGPVSVLMKAIGALEMAEGEFVVDCDKVPQLPNISFHLGGKAYGLSGSAYVLRQSQYGEDVCVVAFSGLDIPPPAGPLWILGASFIGHYYTKFDRRNNRIGFATAL, from the exons ATGCCGGCAGGACAGAGCAGCAGGCTGCAGCGGTATTTGGTCTTTGTGGCTGTGACCTGGGGCGCCAGCATCTTCCCCTCACCAGCCCAGGGTCTGCAAAG GATCGCGCTGAGGAGGATGCCCTCCATCCGCCAGACGCTGCAGGAGATGGGCGTGAAGGTGTCGGACGTCTTCCCCGAGCTGAGGCAGAGCAAACGCTGCGGCGCAGCTGGCCCTCGAAACGGGACGGCTCCCACTGTCCTCACCAACTACCTGGAT ACCCAGTACTTCGGCGAGATCAGCATCGGCACCCCAGCGCAGACCTTCAAGGTGGTCTTCGACACGGGCTCGGCCAACCTGTGGGTGCCGTCCCACAAGTGCTCGCCGCTGTACAGCGCCTGCG TTTCCCACAGCCGCTACGACTCCTCCAAATCGCGCACGTACATAGCCAACGGCACGGGGTTCGCGATCCGCTACGGCACGGGGAGCGTCAAAGGCTTCCTCAGCCAGGACATCGTCATG GTGTCGGATATCCCCATCATCCAGGTCTTCGCGGAGGCCACGGCGCTGCCTGCCTTCCCCTTCATCTTCGCCAGGTTCGACGGGGTGCTGGGCATGGGCTACCCCAGCCAGGCCATCGACGGCATCACCCCCGTCTTCGACCGGATCCTCTCCCAGCAGATCCTCAAGGAGGACGTGTTTTCCGTCTACTACAGCCG AGCTTCCAA GAACTCCCCTCTGAAACCCGGTGGGGAAATAATCCTCGGGGGAAGCGACCCAGCCTACTACACCGGGGACTTCCACTACCTGAGCGTCAGCAGGAGCGGATACTGGCAGATCAGCATGAAGGG GGTGTCCGTAGGGGCCGAGACGCTATTCTGCAAAGAAGGCTGCTCGGTGGCCATCGACACGGGAGCGTCCTACATCACCGGCCCAGCCGGCCCCGTGTCCGTGCTGATGAAAGCCATCGGGGCGCTCGAGATGGCCGAGGGAGAG TTCGTTGTCGACTGCGACAAGGTCCCGCAGCTGCCCAACATCTCCTTCCACCTCGGGGGAAAGGCCTACGGGCTCAGTGGCTCAGCCTACGTCCTCCGG CAGTCACAGTACGGGGAGGACGTCTGCGTGGTGGCTTTCTCGGGTCTGGACATCCCACCCCCCGCTGGCCCCCTCTGGATCCTGGGAGCCAGCTTCATCGGGCACTACTACACCAAGTTCGACCGGCGCAACAACCGCATCGGCTTTGCCACGGCCCTCTGA
- the ETNK2 gene encoding ethanolamine kinase 2 isoform X1, with the protein MGRGAGRSELGMAVPPARCPDCPAPGPPRGGGGGGGAPAVPHLGIAVDEGDVLPGALRLMRELRPAWETARVKTKLFTDGITNKLVACYTDEGMADAVLVRVYGRKTELFVDRETELKNFQVLQAHGCAPDLYCAFQNGLCYEFLPGIALGPDHVRDPCIFRLVAQEMARVHAIHANGSIPKPILWQKLHKYLALVKMDLSPKVSNPSLHPDVPSLEVLEHELAWMKETLSQLESPVVLCHNDLLCKNIIYNGTEEHVRFIDYEYTGYNYQAFDIGNHFNEFAGVKEVDYRLYPSKETQLQWLRSYLQAYKQLTQEDQGGRGAIVSEKELEALYVQVNKFSLASHFLWACWGLIQDKYSTIDFNFLRYAKLRFKQYFKMKPVVTALQISK; encoded by the exons atgggccgcggcgcggggcgctcgGAGCTGGGCATGGCCgtgccgcccgcccgctgcccggactgcccggcgccggggccgccgcggggagggggcggcggcggcggggcccccgccGTGCCCCACCTCGGCATTGCGGTGGACGAGGGCGACGTGCTGCCCGGGGCGCTGCGGCTCATGCGGGAGCTGCGACCCGCCTGGGAGACGGCGCGGGTGAAGACCAAG CTTTTCACCGATGGCATCACCAACAAGCTGGTGGCCTGCTACACGGATGAAGGCATGGCGGACGCGGTGCTGGTGCGCGTCTACGGCAGGAAGACGGAGCTTTTCGTGGACCGGGAAACGGAGCTGAAAAACTTCCAGGTGCTGCAAGCCCACGGCTGTGCCCCCGACCTCTACTGCGCCTTCCAGAACGGCCTCTGCTACGAGTTCCTGCCGGGCATCGCCCTGGGACCGGACCACGTGCGGGACCCCTGCATATTCAG GCTGGTGGCCCAGGAGATGGCCCGGGTGCACGCCATCCACGCCAACGGCAGCATCCCCAAGCCCATCCTGTGGCAGAAACTGCACAAATACCTCGCCCTCGTGAAGATGGATCTCAGCCCAAAGGTATCCAACCCCAG CCTCCACCCAGATGTGCCCAGCCTGGAAGTGCTTGAGCACGAGCTGGCCTGGATGAAGGAAACCCTCTCCCAGCTGGAGTCCCCCGTGGTGCTTTGCCACAACGACCTGCTCTGCAAGAACATCATCTACAACGGCACTGAAG AGCACGTGCGGTTCATAGACTACGAGTACACCGGCTACAACTACCAGGCTTTTGACATCGGGAATCACTTCAATGAGTTTGCAG GCGTGAAGGAGGTGGACTACCGCCTCTACCCCAGCAAGGAGACCCAGCTGCAGTGGCTGCGCTCCTATCTGCAGGCCTACAAGCAGCTGACCCAGGAGGACCAAGGAGGCAGAGGAGCAATCGTGTCCGAGAAGGAGCTGGAGGCTCTCTACGTGCAAGTGAACAAGTTTTCTTTA GCATCCCATTTCCTCTGGGCATGCTGGGGCCTGATCCAAGATAAATACTCTACCATAGACTTTAACTTCTTAAG ATATGCAAAGCTAagatttaaacagtacttcaagaTGAAGCCGGTAGTCACAGCCCTGCAGATTTCCAAATAG